One window from the genome of Spiractinospora alimapuensis encodes:
- a CDS encoding amino acid ABC transporter permease — protein sequence MSVPVDAGDSSPGRASGPSEVQRRRESYRRRQTVRSVLIGAGSTAVVGVTLTVLIMGSPGWERVKDTFFDLDVARESLPAVATGLWLNARVLVFCAVGALLLGLMVAIMRTLRGPVFFPLRALATSYTYGFRGAPLIIVLYLMAFGVPGLRLEGTPSVLVLGGIALVVTYGAYIAEVFRAGIESVHPSQIAAARSLGLSYAQTMRHVVLPQAIRRVTPPLLNDMVALQKDVGLISLAGPIDAIRAAQISTAQSYNFTPYIVAGVLFVLMAVPLVAVTDWVTMRAARRQSAEGAQ from the coding sequence GTGAGCGTCCCGGTGGACGCGGGGGACTCATCCCCGGGGCGTGCATCGGGTCCCAGCGAGGTCCAGCGTCGACGTGAGTCCTACCGGCGACGACAGACGGTGCGCTCGGTCCTGATCGGAGCGGGCTCCACCGCCGTCGTCGGCGTGACACTGACGGTGCTCATCATGGGCTCCCCGGGGTGGGAACGCGTCAAGGACACCTTCTTCGACCTCGACGTCGCGCGGGAGTCCCTGCCGGCGGTGGCGACGGGTCTGTGGCTCAACGCTCGCGTACTCGTCTTCTGCGCTGTCGGCGCCCTCCTGCTCGGGCTCATGGTCGCCATCATGCGCACCCTGCGGGGCCCCGTTTTCTTCCCGCTGCGCGCCCTGGCCACCTCCTACACCTACGGGTTCCGCGGCGCCCCCCTCATCATCGTGCTGTACCTGATGGCGTTCGGGGTGCCGGGCCTACGCCTGGAGGGCACACCGAGTGTCTTGGTCCTGGGCGGCATCGCGCTCGTCGTCACCTACGGCGCCTACATCGCTGAGGTGTTCCGCGCGGGAATCGAGTCGGTGCACCCCAGCCAGATCGCGGCGGCGCGGTCGCTGGGGCTCAGCTACGCCCAGACCATGCGCCACGTGGTGCTCCCACAGGCCATCCGCCGGGTCACCCCTCCCCTGCTCAACGACATGGTGGCGTTGCAGAAGGACGTGGGGCTGATCTCCTTGGCGGGGCCGATCGACGCGATCCGGGCGGCGCAGATCTCCACGGCGCAGTCCTACAACTTCACGCCCTACATCGTGGCGGGCGTGTTGTTCGTGTTGATGGCGGTGCCGCTGGTGGCGGTGACCGACTGGGTGACGATGCGGGCGGCGCGACGGCAGTCGGCCGAGGGGGCACAGTGA
- a CDS encoding aldehyde dehydrogenase family protein → MTPSPARLSSMVSGRSLPASESPVRSLNPAHTDEVVAEVSLAGPKDVVAACQAAKDAQSTWARVPAPVRGQTIANIGELVAANKEALARAVTRDIGKPLAEARGEVQEIIDTCEYFRGEGRRLYGQTVPSEMPNKELFTYRTPVGTAMVITAGNFPVAVPSWYIIPALLAGNSVVWKPAEYAASCSWALFELFRRGGLPDGALNLVYASGEDTFSGLEAALDQGLVDKVGFTGSSAVGVRVGELCGRHLQTPCLELGGKNPMVVTEDADLDAAVQGALFSGFGTAGQRCTSLGTVLVHESVHDAFLDRFDAATRSAAVGDPTEDVLYGPMLSERFAERYEGYLGWISDHHRVLGSTGTGRIGPDNPRAGFVGDAERGLYYHPVILDGVRPGDQVFTEETFGPLVGVTTYRHLEEAIELANLPGYGLSCAIYTTNPRSAFTFRGGVGAGMVSVNNSTSGAEAHLPFGGNGRSGNGGRLSGLWVLDQFTRWQSMNWDFSGQLQKAQMDTGAVTADLTFRLP, encoded by the coding sequence TTGACCCCCAGCCCTGCCCGATTGAGTTCGATGGTGTCCGGCCGTTCCCTGCCCGCCTCCGAGAGTCCGGTGCGCAGCCTGAACCCCGCGCACACCGACGAGGTGGTCGCCGAGGTGAGTCTGGCGGGGCCCAAGGACGTGGTGGCCGCGTGCCAGGCGGCCAAGGACGCCCAGTCCACCTGGGCCCGTGTCCCCGCGCCCGTGCGCGGCCAGACGATCGCCAACATCGGCGAACTGGTGGCGGCGAACAAGGAGGCCCTGGCGCGGGCGGTGACGCGCGACATCGGCAAGCCGCTGGCGGAGGCCCGCGGCGAGGTACAGGAGATCATCGACACCTGTGAGTACTTCCGCGGCGAGGGTCGGCGCCTGTATGGCCAGACCGTCCCCTCGGAGATGCCGAACAAGGAACTCTTCACCTACCGCACCCCGGTGGGCACCGCCATGGTCATCACGGCGGGGAACTTCCCGGTCGCGGTTCCGTCCTGGTACATCATTCCCGCTCTTCTCGCGGGCAACTCGGTGGTGTGGAAGCCCGCGGAGTACGCCGCGTCGTGTTCGTGGGCCCTGTTCGAACTGTTCCGCCGCGGTGGCCTGCCCGACGGTGCGTTGAACCTGGTGTACGCCTCCGGGGAGGACACGTTCTCCGGGTTGGAGGCGGCGCTGGACCAGGGACTAGTGGACAAGGTGGGGTTCACGGGCTCCAGCGCGGTGGGAGTGCGCGTGGGTGAGCTGTGTGGCCGTCACCTACAGACGCCGTGCCTGGAACTGGGCGGCAAGAACCCGATGGTGGTCACCGAGGACGCCGACCTGGACGCGGCGGTCCAGGGCGCGTTGTTCTCCGGGTTCGGTACGGCCGGGCAGCGCTGCACGTCGTTGGGCACGGTGCTGGTGCACGAGTCGGTACACGACGCGTTCCTGGACCGTTTCGACGCGGCGACTCGTTCCGCGGCGGTGGGTGACCCCACGGAGGACGTGCTGTACGGGCCGATGCTCAGCGAACGCTTCGCGGAGCGCTATGAGGGCTATCTGGGGTGGATCTCCGACCACCATCGGGTGCTGGGCTCGACCGGGACGGGCCGGATCGGCCCGGACAACCCGCGGGCCGGTTTCGTGGGGGACGCGGAACGGGGTCTGTACTACCACCCCGTGATCCTGGACGGGGTTCGGCCCGGGGACCAGGTGTTCACCGAGGAGACGTTCGGACCGTTGGTGGGCGTGACGACCTACCGACACCTGGAGGAGGCGATCGAACTCGCCAACCTCCCCGGCTATGGACTGTCCTGCGCGATCTACACGACCAACCCACGGTCGGCGTTCACGTTCCGCGGCGGCGTGGGGGCGGGCATGGTCAGCGTGAACAACTCCACGTCCGGCGCGGAGGCGCACCTGCCGTTCGGGGGCAACGGCCGTTCCGGCAATGGTGGCCGCCTGTCGGGGCTGTGGGTGCTGGACCAGTTCACGCGATGGCAGTCGATGAACTGGGACTTCTCCGGGCAGTTGCAGAAGGCGCAGATGGACACGGGAGCGGTCACCGCGGACCTCACCTTCCGACTCCCCTGA
- a CDS encoding DMT family transporter: protein MTDLWIAVLLSIVAGVCYAGGAVGQRRVAERLGTPLTPRIVLTVLIRDRLWWSALLMNSAGAILHVVALAYGTLVVVQPLGLLSLVFALPWSARLAARQVSPREWRGAALTVFALTVLLVVAMDTDGTTALDHRGTITVAVATLTVVYSAALLGRVLTAAVRAPLLAVAAGTSYGVSSALTKALVDSVTADGLTGLLHPALPGIAVLALTGVLLSQAAYRGVTVGAPLSIMTVTNPIAAVTVGLTVMGESYMAGVWGIGVALVAALVAIRGITLLTVTVPDTTRVGGTDATTVAIRRTA from the coding sequence GTGACGGACCTGTGGATCGCGGTCCTGCTCTCGATCGTCGCCGGAGTCTGCTACGCCGGGGGAGCGGTGGGGCAACGCCGCGTCGCCGAACGACTGGGCACGCCCCTCACCCCCCGAATCGTACTCACGGTCCTCATCCGCGACCGCCTGTGGTGGTCCGCGCTCCTCATGAACTCCGCCGGCGCGATCCTCCACGTCGTCGCCCTCGCCTACGGCACCCTCGTCGTCGTGCAACCCCTGGGACTGCTCTCCCTGGTGTTCGCTCTCCCGTGGTCCGCACGCCTCGCCGCGCGTCAGGTGAGCCCCCGCGAATGGCGCGGCGCGGCCCTCACCGTCTTCGCCCTCACCGTGCTCCTCGTGGTCGCGATGGACACCGACGGCACCACAGCACTCGACCACCGCGGCACCATCACCGTCGCCGTCGCGACCCTCACCGTCGTCTACTCCGCGGCACTCCTGGGACGCGTGCTCACCGCCGCCGTGCGCGCGCCGCTCCTCGCCGTCGCCGCCGGCACCTCCTATGGAGTCTCCTCCGCGCTCACCAAAGCGCTCGTGGACTCCGTCACCGCCGACGGCCTCACCGGCCTGCTCCACCCGGCGTTGCCCGGCATCGCCGTCCTCGCCCTCACCGGAGTCCTGCTCTCCCAGGCCGCCTACCGTGGCGTCACCGTCGGAGCCCCACTGTCCATCATGACCGTCACCAACCCCATAGCCGCCGTCACCGTCGGACTCACCGTCATGGGGGAGTCCTACATGGCCGGAGTCTGGGGGATCGGCGTCGCCCTCGTCGCCGCCCTCGTGGCGATCCGCGGCATCACCCTGCTCACGGTCACCGTCCCCGACACGACGCGCGTAGGCGGCACCGACGCGACAACCGTCGCGATCCGCCGCACCGCCTGA
- a CDS encoding ABC transporter substrate-binding protein: MPLSLVGVLAVTACAPAEDDADSAADGSALECTPDSMETLEEGTLTVGTSTPAYPPWFVDDDPENGEGFESAVAYAIAAELGYDDGDVRWASVEFNNAIQPGPKEFDFNVNQFSITEDREEAVDFSSPYYEVRQAVVALEGSEAAEAESLADLAEVDLGAQVGTTSYHAVEELIEPADEPQVFNTNDDGKLALENEQIDAFVVDLPTAFYITSAELDDGMIVGQLPALDSDNEEFGAVLDKDSPLTDCVTAAVDTLREDGTLADLEQEWLAEVADAPELS; encoded by the coding sequence GTGCCCTTGTCCCTTGTCGGCGTCCTCGCTGTCACGGCCTGTGCTCCGGCCGAGGACGACGCCGACAGCGCCGCGGACGGGTCCGCGCTGGAGTGCACGCCCGACAGCATGGAGACGCTGGAGGAGGGCACGCTGACCGTCGGTACGAGCACCCCGGCGTACCCGCCGTGGTTCGTGGACGACGACCCGGAGAACGGCGAGGGGTTCGAGTCCGCCGTGGCCTACGCGATCGCCGCCGAACTCGGCTACGACGACGGCGACGTGCGGTGGGCCAGCGTGGAGTTCAACAACGCGATCCAGCCGGGCCCCAAGGAGTTCGACTTCAACGTCAACCAGTTCTCCATCACCGAGGACCGGGAGGAGGCCGTCGACTTCTCCTCGCCGTACTACGAGGTGCGCCAGGCCGTCGTCGCGTTGGAGGGTTCGGAGGCCGCCGAGGCGGAGTCCCTCGCGGACCTCGCCGAGGTGGACCTCGGGGCCCAGGTGGGCACCACGAGCTACCACGCGGTGGAGGAACTCATCGAGCCCGCGGACGAGCCGCAGGTGTTCAACACCAACGACGACGGCAAGCTCGCGTTGGAGAACGAACAGATCGACGCGTTCGTGGTCGACCTGCCCACGGCGTTCTACATCACCTCCGCCGAGTTGGACGACGGGATGATCGTGGGGCAGCTGCCCGCGTTGGACAGTGACAACGAGGAGTTCGGCGCGGTGCTGGACAAGGACTCGCCGCTGACCGACTGCGTGACCGCGGCCGTGGACACCCTGCGTGAGGACGGCACCCTCGCCGACCTCGAGCAGGAGTGGCTGGCCGAGGTCGCTGACGCTCCCGAACTGTCGTGA
- a CDS encoding TIGR00730 family Rossman fold protein produces MRICVFCGSAPGHDERYLATARHLGTLLAERGIGLVYGGASVGTMGAVADGALEAGGEVVGVIPRSLADREIAHRGLSDLRVVADLHERKAQMAALSDAFVTLPGGIGTMEELFEIWTWAHLGLHDKPVGALNVNGFYRPLRDLVDHMTEEGFLPPRSRDLLVVDADPASLVDRLRGAPPVVDVLAWAHTRDGRVLAARTRGSDQFYLPGGKRDAGESDVDAVTREVKEETGVRLSPHTVAPFTVVHAQAHGYPEGTQVRLAAFTAEGEGEPTERGEIAELAWLAYAERERCAPGVRVVMDELRDRGLLA; encoded by the coding sequence ATGCGGATTTGTGTGTTTTGTGGATCGGCCCCCGGGCACGACGAGCGGTACCTGGCCACGGCGCGGCACCTGGGAACCCTGCTGGCGGAGCGCGGAATCGGGCTCGTCTACGGCGGAGCGAGCGTGGGAACGATGGGCGCGGTGGCCGACGGCGCGCTCGAGGCCGGTGGCGAGGTCGTCGGGGTCATCCCGCGGAGTCTCGCGGACCGCGAGATCGCGCACCGGGGCCTGTCGGACCTACGTGTCGTCGCCGACCTCCACGAACGCAAGGCCCAGATGGCCGCCCTCTCCGACGCGTTCGTCACCCTGCCGGGCGGCATCGGCACGATGGAGGAACTCTTCGAGATCTGGACCTGGGCCCACCTGGGGCTGCACGACAAGCCGGTCGGCGCCCTCAACGTCAACGGTTTCTATCGTCCCCTGCGTGACCTCGTGGACCACATGACCGAGGAAGGGTTCCTGCCGCCGCGGTCGCGTGACCTCCTCGTGGTGGACGCGGACCCGGCGTCGCTGGTGGACCGGTTGCGGGGCGCTCCGCCGGTGGTCGACGTGCTGGCCTGGGCGCACACCCGTGACGGGCGTGTGTTGGCCGCGCGCACCCGCGGCAGCGACCAGTTCTATCTGCCGGGGGGAAAGCGCGACGCCGGGGAGTCCGACGTCGACGCGGTGACCCGTGAGGTCAAGGAGGAGACGGGTGTCCGGCTCTCCCCTCACACGGTCGCGCCCTTCACCGTGGTGCACGCGCAGGCGCACGGCTATCCCGAGGGGACCCAGGTTCGGTTGGCCGCGTTCACCGCCGAGGGCGAGGGTGAGCCCACGGAGCGCGGGGAGATCGCGGAGCTCGCGTGGCTGGCCTACGCCGAGCGTGAGCGTTGCGCCCCGGGCGTACGGGTCGTCATGGACGAACTGCGCGATCGCGGCCTGTTGGCCTGA
- a CDS encoding DinB family protein, with protein sequence MAWNAPEVTRFYEPSEGPERPMLEGLLEWHRATLLHKCAGLTGEQLALRAAPPSTLSLLGLVRHMADVERSWFRRRLRGEEIPPIHQRPDVADADFEDTNPARADRDLEILRREWEDVRAAAAEVSLDHTFRHPHREEWMSLRWVYLHMIEEYARHNGHADILRERIDGAKGE encoded by the coding sequence ATGGCATGGAACGCACCCGAGGTCACCCGGTTCTACGAGCCCAGCGAGGGCCCCGAACGCCCGATGTTGGAAGGACTGCTGGAGTGGCACCGCGCCACCCTGTTGCATAAGTGCGCCGGACTCACCGGAGAGCAGTTGGCGCTGCGCGCCGCCCCACCCTCGACGCTGTCCCTGTTGGGCCTGGTGCGACACATGGCCGATGTGGAACGCAGTTGGTTCCGACGTCGCCTCCGGGGTGAGGAGATCCCCCCGATCCACCAACGCCCGGACGTCGCCGACGCCGACTTCGAGGACACCAACCCGGCGCGGGCGGACCGGGACCTGGAGATCCTGCGCAGGGAGTGGGAGGACGTGCGCGCCGCGGCGGCCGAGGTGTCCCTGGACCACACCTTCCGCCATCCCCACCGTGAGGAGTGGATGTCGCTGCGCTGGGTGTACCTGCACATGATCGAGGAGTACGCCCGACACAACGGGCACGCCGACATCCTGCGGGAGCGGATCGACGGGGCGAAGGGGGAGTAG
- a CDS encoding PucR family transcriptional regulator, which yields MTLTAPSPPGDAGWVALSTVTARRDLGLRLETPVQGPPAWVRWAGVVELADPAPHLRGGELLLTSGAGLDLSPDPVQAYVASLVGAGVGAVGFGAEPGNAPLPDVLVRECRRQFLPLVRVPAETPFVAVCQAVQDLLRARRQEELRWLETTHHNLARAAYEPDPRAAMVNVLTHSLGCWAVLVDESGQVCESSGPVPSPLPRALADLAAAARRAVAPEWVRANVDGEELLVRRIGAGDVLCAGVSGGLDAAGRAVLGAAVVPLESVGGPRVGGTRAARLTSALSRLVLADPVAVGRARRDAVTSLVPSVFARWRVVCGAAVGDEAAAGPAEVREIVASPVVEVADGRMRGVVPDRGGEDGAPGWGVLEELRSRGWLAVLSRPVAADELHEADTEARGLLERARAVGSPLTWQGADTSWEAMVNQSQARRLSSAMLAPITGGDTTSRDLRHALRVWLAHHGDLDRTAATLGTNRRTVRERVEGVQRRLGVDLADPEQRMRLWFALRWATDPR from the coding sequence GTGACGTTGACCGCCCCCTCCCCACCGGGTGACGCCGGCTGGGTCGCGTTGTCCACGGTGACGGCGCGCCGTGACCTGGGGCTGCGGTTGGAGACGCCGGTGCAGGGACCGCCCGCGTGGGTGCGGTGGGCGGGGGTCGTGGAGTTGGCCGACCCCGCGCCGCATCTACGGGGTGGGGAGTTGTTGTTGACCTCGGGCGCGGGTCTGGACCTCTCCCCCGACCCGGTCCAGGCCTACGTGGCCTCCCTGGTGGGGGCGGGCGTGGGCGCGGTGGGTTTCGGTGCGGAGCCGGGCAACGCCCCACTGCCGGACGTGCTGGTACGTGAGTGTCGGCGGCAGTTCCTGCCCTTGGTGCGCGTCCCGGCGGAAACCCCGTTCGTGGCGGTGTGTCAGGCGGTCCAGGACCTGCTGCGGGCCCGACGCCAGGAGGAGCTGCGCTGGCTGGAGACGACGCACCACAATCTCGCGCGGGCCGCCTACGAGCCCGACCCTCGGGCGGCCATGGTGAACGTCCTGACCCACAGCCTCGGGTGTTGGGCGGTACTGGTGGACGAGTCCGGTCAGGTGTGCGAGTCCTCCGGCCCGGTCCCCTCCCCCTTGCCCAGGGCACTCGCGGATCTGGCTGCCGCGGCCCGTCGTGCCGTCGCTCCGGAGTGGGTCCGCGCCAACGTCGACGGAGAGGAACTCCTGGTACGGCGGATCGGGGCGGGCGATGTGCTCTGCGCGGGGGTGTCGGGCGGGTTGGACGCGGCGGGTCGCGCCGTGCTGGGCGCCGCGGTGGTTCCGTTGGAGAGCGTGGGAGGCCCGCGGGTGGGGGGCACGCGCGCGGCGCGGTTGACGTCGGCGCTGTCGCGGCTGGTACTCGCCGATCCGGTGGCGGTGGGGCGGGCCCGGCGCGACGCCGTGACGTCACTCGTTCCGTCGGTGTTCGCGCGCTGGCGGGTGGTGTGTGGGGCGGCGGTCGGCGACGAGGCCGCCGCGGGACCGGCCGAGGTGCGCGAGATCGTCGCCAGCCCTGTGGTGGAGGTGGCGGACGGGCGAATGCGGGGCGTGGTCCCCGACCGCGGCGGTGAGGACGGCGCACCGGGGTGGGGCGTGTTGGAGGAGTTGCGGAGCCGGGGGTGGCTGGCGGTGTTGAGCCGTCCGGTGGCGGCCGACGAGCTGCACGAGGCCGACACGGAGGCGCGTGGGCTCCTGGAGCGCGCACGGGCCGTGGGATCTCCACTGACCTGGCAGGGCGCGGACACCAGTTGGGAGGCCATGGTGAACCAGTCCCAGGCCCGACGGCTCTCCTCGGCCATGTTGGCGCCGATCACCGGCGGCGACACCACATCGCGCGACCTGCGCCACGCGCTGCGCGTGTGGTTGGCCCACCACGGCGACCTGGACCGCACGGCGGCGACCCTGGGCACGAACCGCCGCACCGTCCGGGAGCGTGTCGAGGGCGTCCAACGACGCCTGGGCGTGGACCTGGCCGACCCCGAACAACGAATGCGACTGTGGTTCGCCCTGCGGTGGGCCACCGACCCGCGATAG
- a CDS encoding PH domain-containing protein, producing the protein MTPPRLRAPHHRVQRRAIAWWAARALTLVVLIATALGAAHLWWEPIRPWTTPLLSATLALGALYTAVMPLWRYSVHRWEATDNAVYHRSGWWVREWRAAPISRIQTVDTVRGPYAQLLGLATLAVTTASAHGAINIVGLDKRTAAEAAERLTEITQQTPGDQT; encoded by the coding sequence ATGACCCCACCCCGGCTCCGCGCCCCCCACCACCGGGTCCAACGCCGCGCCATCGCCTGGTGGGCCGCCCGCGCCCTCACCCTCGTCGTTCTCATCGCCACAGCCCTCGGCGCCGCCCACCTCTGGTGGGAACCCATCCGCCCCTGGACCACACCCCTCCTCAGCGCCACCCTCGCCCTCGGCGCCCTCTACACCGCCGTCATGCCCTTGTGGCGCTACTCCGTCCACCGCTGGGAGGCCACCGACAACGCCGTCTACCACCGCTCCGGCTGGTGGGTCCGCGAATGGCGCGCCGCCCCCATCTCCCGCATCCAAACCGTCGACACCGTCCGCGGCCCCTACGCCCAACTCCTCGGCCTCGCCACCCTCGCCGTCACCACCGCCTCCGCCCACGGCGCCATCAACATCGTCGGACTCGACAAGAGGACCGCCGCCGAGGCCGCCGAACGCCTCACCGAGATCACGCAACAAACCCCCGGAGACCAGACGTGA
- a CDS encoding MFS transporter codes for MTVDDSAPPHLSPATRSTVQRRTLLVLSTAQVIGGIAVGSALAVGALVAQDITNSETWAGLATTMVTLGAALFALPLAAVASRHGRRVSLGLGWLVATLGGLVVILAAQIDSFGVFLLGMVLFGSGTATNLQARYAAADLATDATRARDLSLVVWATTIGAVTGPNLTGPGTSIAATLGLTPLSGSFVLSTAAFGLAGLAIAVALRPDPLLLSRTGSSLGVATRGRTGVRSGIAAVRSSPNAVLAMTTIALGHGVMVGTMTMTPVHMSHDGAALTVVGLTISLHIAGMYALSPVVGWLADRLGRVRVILVGQAVLLLAVACAGAAGHNQTLLTTGLVLLGLGWSFAVVAGSALLSESLAPEARPSAQGSSDLVMNLVGAGCGAASGTLVATIGFTGLNVVGAALTAPVILLGFVALRRAST; via the coding sequence ATGACCGTCGACGACTCGGCCCCTCCCCACCTCTCCCCCGCGACCCGCTCCACCGTCCAACGACGCACCCTGCTGGTGCTGTCGACGGCGCAGGTGATCGGCGGCATCGCCGTGGGGTCCGCTCTCGCCGTCGGCGCTCTCGTGGCCCAGGACATCACCAACTCCGAGACCTGGGCCGGGCTCGCCACCACCATGGTCACCCTCGGCGCCGCCCTCTTCGCCCTCCCTCTCGCCGCCGTCGCCTCCCGCCATGGCCGCCGTGTCAGCCTCGGCCTGGGCTGGCTCGTGGCCACGTTGGGCGGCCTCGTCGTCATCCTCGCCGCCCAGATCGACTCCTTCGGCGTGTTCCTGCTCGGCATGGTGCTCTTCGGGTCGGGAACCGCCACCAACCTCCAGGCGCGCTACGCCGCCGCGGACCTGGCCACCGACGCCACCCGCGCCCGCGACCTCTCGCTGGTCGTGTGGGCCACCACGATCGGAGCCGTCACCGGCCCCAACCTCACCGGCCCCGGCACGTCCATCGCCGCGACCCTCGGACTGACACCACTGTCGGGGTCCTTCGTGCTCTCCACCGCCGCCTTCGGCCTCGCCGGACTGGCCATCGCCGTGGCACTGCGCCCAGACCCCCTGCTGCTGTCCCGCACGGGCTCGTCCCTCGGCGTCGCCACGCGAGGGCGCACCGGCGTCCGGTCGGGCATCGCGGCGGTACGTTCCTCCCCCAACGCCGTCCTCGCCATGACCACGATCGCCCTCGGTCACGGCGTGATGGTGGGCACCATGACCATGACCCCGGTGCACATGTCCCACGATGGGGCGGCGCTGACGGTGGTTGGCCTCACCATCAGCCTGCACATCGCCGGCATGTACGCGTTGTCACCCGTGGTTGGGTGGCTGGCCGACCGGCTGGGCCGTGTCCGTGTGATCCTCGTCGGCCAGGCAGTGCTCCTGCTCGCCGTGGCGTGCGCCGGGGCCGCGGGACACAACCAGACGCTGCTGACCACGGGGCTCGTCCTGTTGGGTCTCGGATGGTCGTTCGCCGTGGTGGCCGGCTCGGCGTTGCTGTCGGAGTCGCTGGCCCCCGAGGCACGCCCCAGCGCCCAGGGGTCCTCCGACCTCGTCATGAACCTTGTCGGAGCCGGCTGCGGCGCGGCCTCGGGCACGCTGGTCGCCACCATCGGCTTCACGGGACTCAACGTGGTCGGCGCAGCCCTGACCGCCCCGGTCATCCTCCTGGGCTTCGTGGCGCTGCGCCGAGCGTCGACCTGA
- a CDS encoding TetR/AcrR family transcriptional regulator, producing the protein MSSPTRPDAEVTGARARTRRAILDAAASVWARDRTATLADVARAAGVGRTTLHRYFPDRARLVEALVLDAYTAIDQASVDAAMEQGTAREALRRLIHGMIGEGEKISFLFGEATSTDSTYDFSQDDEEEDDFDRRFEQLVARGKASGEFASDLADGWIISAVWSLIYAGVGAANEGTLPRHGVAEAVIRCVEGGITPAS; encoded by the coding sequence GTGAGCAGCCCTACCAGGCCAGACGCCGAAGTCACGGGAGCACGCGCGCGGACTCGTCGCGCGATACTCGACGCCGCGGCGTCGGTGTGGGCACGGGACCGCACCGCGACGCTCGCCGACGTCGCGCGCGCGGCCGGGGTGGGACGCACGACGCTGCATCGGTACTTTCCCGACCGCGCGCGGTTGGTCGAGGCGTTGGTCCTGGACGCCTACACCGCGATCGACCAGGCGTCGGTGGACGCCGCCATGGAGCAGGGAACCGCGCGGGAGGCGCTGCGCCGACTCATCCACGGCATGATCGGTGAGGGTGAGAAGATCAGCTTCCTGTTCGGGGAGGCGACGAGTACGGACTCCACCTACGACTTCTCCCAGGACGACGAGGAGGAGGACGACTTCGACCGGCGCTTCGAGCAGTTGGTCGCGCGGGGCAAGGCGTCCGGGGAGTTCGCGTCGGACCTGGCCGATGGGTGGATCATCAGCGCGGTGTGGTCGCTGATCTACGCCGGGGTGGGCGCCGCGAACGAGGGGACGCTTCCGCGCCACGGGGTGGCGGAGGCCGTGATTCGTTGTGTGGAGGGTGGGATCACGCCCGCGTCGTGA
- a CDS encoding amino acid ABC transporter ATP-binding protein translates to MSDLGVAGGPVLSCRAVRKEFRGSAVLSDLSLDVAEHEVVALIGASGSGKSTLLRCVTLLERISDGTIHLDGDDITDPRVNPDRVRQRIGMVFQSYNLFPHMTVLDNVTLAPRRVHRRRRGEAETHAMELLERVGLAAKAREYPDRLSGGQQQRVAIVRALVNSPRLLLLDEVTSALDPELVGEVLSLVRSLRDEGMTMLLATHEMGFARQVADQVCFLDGGRILEQGPPERVLGDPTEPRTRQFLERIIDAGRL, encoded by the coding sequence GTGAGCGATCTGGGTGTGGCGGGCGGTCCGGTGTTGTCGTGCCGGGCGGTACGGAAGGAGTTCCGGGGCTCGGCGGTGCTTTCGGACCTGAGCCTGGACGTGGCCGAGCACGAGGTCGTGGCGCTGATCGGGGCGTCGGGGTCGGGCAAGTCCACGCTGCTGCGGTGCGTGACGTTGCTGGAGCGGATCTCCGACGGGACGATCCATCTCGACGGCGACGACATCACCGATCCGCGGGTGAATCCGGACCGGGTGCGGCAGCGCATCGGGATGGTGTTCCAGTCCTACAACCTGTTCCCGCACATGACGGTGTTGGACAACGTGACATTGGCTCCGCGTCGGGTGCACCGGCGTCGCCGGGGTGAGGCCGAGACCCACGCCATGGAGTTGTTGGAGCGGGTCGGGTTGGCGGCCAAGGCGCGAGAGTACCCGGACCGGTTGTCGGGCGGGCAACAGCAGCGGGTCGCGATCGTGCGGGCGCTGGTGAACTCGCCGCGGTTGCTGCTGCTGGACGAGGTCACCTCCGCGTTGGACCCCGAGCTGGTGGGTGAGGTGCTGTCGCTGGTGCGGAGTCTCCGCGACGAGGGGATGACGATGCTGCTGGCGACACACGAGATGGGGTTCGCCCGGCAGGTCGCCGATCAGGTGTGTTTCTTGGATGGTGGGCGGATTCTGGAGCAGGGCCCCCCGGAGCGGGTGTTGGGAGATCCCACCGAGCCGCGGACGCGCCAGTTCCTGGAACGCATCATCGACGCGGGCCGGCTGTAG